The genomic DNA GGCCTGGGCCGCCGGCCGGGGGCTGTGGGGAGGCCCGGGGCCTGAGGGGCGAGCCGGGGCTGGGGGTGGCCGGGGCGCTCAGGGCGGCCGTGCCGGGCGAGGATCTCAGGCCTGGGAGAGACACGGGACGGGGCCTTGCCCAACTGCGAGGTGTGAACGGGGATCGTGGCCAGTCTCCGAGATTCAAGGCCCGGACGAAGCGCTCGGAAGCCGGGGCCTCTTGGCGGCTGCGGCGCCGCCTCCCCCATCAGCTGATCTGAACTTCCGGCCGCGCCGGCCACCACCACTTCCGCCCTCGCGCGCCCAGGAACCCGAGCCGGTACGCGCGGGTATAAGGAACCTGTTTAATTGCTacatttcctgctttttttcctcGAGCCCACCCCCAGATACCGTAAGAGGAAGCCAACCCCCAAAAATATTCGAAACGACTACAGATCCCAGCAATAACCCGGCGTCCATCATGTCCCGAAGAAATAAGCAGCCGCCACGCATATCGGGAGTTGTAGGCTGTCAAGAGACAAACACAGGAACCATTGGGTGGAGTTATTGTCCTAACTCCGGATAGGTCCCGGGGGCCGCATCACCTTCTGGGAATTGTAGTTCAGAAGCCTGCATTCCAGAAGACTTTTTAATGGGGTTTAATTGGCGAAGCAACAGGAAAAGGCGGCGTTTGATTTCAGGAGATAGTTGCACTGTTTGTCAGTGGGGCCTTTGAGTCCAGGGGTTCCTAGCCTTTTTCTGTGCCATGGGCCGTTTAACAGCCTGGTGAAGCCCCGAGACCCCCTTCTCAGATTGTttataagtaaacaaaataaaagaattacaaaGGAAACCTTTTATGTTGAAATACAATTatcaaaattgtaaaacaaatttGTAACATAGTACTTCTTTatttatacattaaataagatcCAGCAGCAAGTGTAATAACTACCATAATATTGAAGTGATGAATTTAAATATTGAGATACTGTGATTTCACATAGGTATTGCTAGTAATACTGTGGTTTGTTTCCCACCGCCCTAATTGAAATGCTCAATTTAAGTTGTggttaaagataaaatttttttctcatccatATTCACAGACCTCTTACTGGGAGTCTATTGACTGTAGGTTAAGAACTTCCAAGGCTAGTCCAAAATGCCTAAGCACTGAGCTTCTTCCTAACAGCTTGCAGAACTAGGCAACTGCCCAGTGCTCCACCAATGGGGTATATGGACTATAGAAAGAGGTAACTGTGGGGGGGTCAAGGAGGCCCCTTCTTTATCTTAATAATTATCCCACAGGAGCTTTAAAACCCCCAATGATCCCTTTGTACATTTAAAGGGATGTATATGCTGTAAAGTATATAGAAAAGGTTAACTCAGTTATGCCTGGAAGGGCAGAGTATACATAAAATGCTATACAACTGTTCTAATATCAGGAGGTCACAAAAGTAAATGCCTTCAGCAGCTAGGCAGATAACTTAATGAGAGAAGTGAACAGGTGATACACAAAGAAGATAATTGCCAATTAAGTCTCAGTCTCATCATTTGGGAGAGTCCTGTGGCCAGATCCCTGGAGAATGGAGACAAAGGACAATCAGCTCTGCTTGATTAATCTTTATTTCCATGTGGGAATAAGAAACTACGGTTGCcagatcttttgattttttttaagaaaagctaaAAAGTTGGCTTTTTAtgacatttttcctatttttgaatGTGGCCagctaatttaaaaacaaaattttaactgTGTGGGCCAAATAAAATTCATCTGCAGTAACTTTGGGTCATCAGTTTGTGAACTTCTGATTATTCCCGCAGCACGCTGCAGGGGTTATGCACAAAATAGGTAGTCGCTAAATACTTACAGATGATGGCAAAAAACTCTGCATATAGACAGACTCCAACATCCTTAATGCATCCAAAGGCAAGGGCATTAAATGGTATACAGGACTTCAAATGCAGGACAAGACAAAGGTTTTTGTCCTGCACCTGGTGCAAATTAGGGAGCAAAGACCTTCCAGAGTGTAGGGGAGGACACAAGGTTCAACTATGGTGGGAGTACCTAATCCACAACAAAAGGCCAAGTTCTCTTCAGAGGATTTTATTTCAACATAAAGCATAATTTCCACCCACATAATGATTCCAAAGGGTAAAATAAAGTGTTTTGCCTCCTACTCTTCAAAGACAGCATGGCAGTGCAAACATCTCTAAAATGCCTCTGCATAGTTCTCAGAAGCTATAGTCCAGTCATTGAAAATGCTTCTCCATTTTCAGCTGACATGAGGTTTGTTAGGAAACCTATGTAACAACTTATTCAATTTCTTGGGGGGTAAACTCCCCAACTCTCCCAGGTCCTCCTGGATTGATCTCACTTTTCGGGCTGCctgaaagaacaaaaattaaaatgatagctCCAAAGTTGGCCCTGACCTAAGCTAATAGTTCTCACAACACCCCAAATCACACTAAGGTATTAACCAGCCTGGAGATCTGTGTCATCTTCCCAGTCCCCTTTCATCAGAAGGACTTGGGACCCAAGAATGACTGTATGGTCTGAAGCTACCATGCCAGCTGGCAATTAAGTCTAGGCTGGAAACCAAACAACCTGTCCTTTACTATCTTTAGTTCTACTTCAGACAATAATGTCTATTTGAACAGCAATTTAAACTTTACAAAGTGGTTTTCCCATTCATCTCTTCACTTGACACTCACAAAATTCTGTAAGGTGGATACTAATATTAACCTCATCTTGCACCAAGTAAAGCTAAAACCAGTGAAACAAATCGCTCAAGATCACAATGCCTTCAAAACGGTAACCTTTCCCACTTTGGCGTGACTCAGGTAGCTTCCAAAAACTTCCTCGCCCTTTTAGAATGAGAGGGACTTTCTTATCTCCTAGCAAGAGACAGTAAGAACCATTACTGTATGCCCCCCATTTTCCTCCCAAAAGGGCACCCCAGGAGTCTCCTGTCACCTCAGCCCTCGAAGCACAATCGAAGAAGTCCTGGATCTCTTTTTTGCACGCTTCGTCGCGGAATTCATTCTGCTTCCAGCAAGCCATCATTACTGACATCTCCGTGATACAAGTCGCCTCTGGAAGAGCAGAACGCGGGGACCCTCAGTCATAAGGAGACCCTTACCTTCCGGCCCTCCCACCCAGCAGCCCTCTGCACTCCTCCGACTTCCGCTCTGGGGCCTCCACGGATCCGACTGCTCACCGCCCTTCTCCCGGCGCCGTTCCCCGACACGGTTAGCTAGGATGAGGGGCTTGTTGGGCTTCAGTATGGGCTTCCGCGGGTTTCCAAACCTTGCTAACCGACCCCGGAGGCTGGGCGTCGCCATTGCTCACCgagctcccagcaggctctgcgGCGCCGTGCGTGACCCTGCGTGACCCCTACGAGCTCGACGAGACTCGGCGACaacctctcccacccccccacccccccgctccCGCCCCAGCAtgcacctttttcttttcttggcggAGTCGTCTTGATGCCGGGTTCGGATCCCGCCTGGTGCAGACCCGTGTGCAGGTTAGGAGGGGAGTCTTTGGGACTCTTTTGTGAATCTACGCTGACTCTTGTAGGCTCCGGGCTCTGAAGTCTTGGGGCAGTACTGGGCCGGGAACACCCAGGAAAGAGGCCTGATAAATGGACTCTAGTTTCTGGTGGTAAAGTCTGGGTTAGAGGGTGATTGACACAGGCAAGGGCAGAGAGAATAGGAGCGAACCAAAATATGAGAGTTTAAGATGCTACATTgggaatgattttattttaataaaccttTAAGAACTGTTGGTTTTGATTACCTTTAGAGCCACTCTGAAGCCGCGAAGAAAAATAGGCTCATTTACTCTAACAGCTGCTGCGCTTAGATATCGTTTGTTCATTTGTAGTGATCTCACTGGATTGGGTGAGGTTTAAGCACTTTCTCGCATTCATCGTTTTAGTTAATCCTCTCGCCAATCCTCTGAAGGTACTTAGCAGTACCATTCCTATTTATACACTTGGCCCTTCAATTAT from Phocoena phocoena chromosome 16, mPhoPho1.1, whole genome shotgun sequence includes the following:
- the CHCHD1 gene encoding small ribosomal subunit protein mS37, giving the protein MATPSLRGRLARFGNPRKPILKPNKPLILANRVGERRREKGEATCITEMSVMMACWKQNEFRDEACKKEIQDFFDCASRAEAARKVRSIQEDLGELGSLPPKKLNKLLHRFPNKPHVS